One stretch of Niallia sp. XMNu-256 DNA includes these proteins:
- a CDS encoding GNAT family protein, with amino-acid sequence MNILREEIVLRAIEQEDTQLLKDLINDPEIEKMVVGWSFPVSSNQQINWINSLGNDRYNVRFIIDINNVGAVGVVSLTRIDYKNGTATINIKLKKEDNIRNKGIGFKAITMLIDYAFNQLNLNCLVANILNYNTASQKLFEKSGFLLEGTLRKRVFKNGAYQDLLSYSLLKSDYK; translated from the coding sequence ATGAATATTTTAAGAGAAGAAATAGTATTAAGAGCAATTGAACAAGAAGATACGCAGTTATTGAAGGATTTAATTAATGACCCAGAAATTGAAAAAATGGTTGTAGGATGGTCCTTCCCAGTTTCATCGAATCAACAAATTAACTGGATTAATAGTTTAGGCAATGATAGATATAATGTCAGATTCATTATTGATATAAATAATGTTGGTGCAGTTGGAGTAGTATCACTAACAAGAATAGACTATAAAAATGGAACTGCAACTATAAATATAAAGTTAAAAAAAGAAGATAACATTAGAAATAAAGGTATAGGCTTTAAAGCTATTACAATGTTGATCGACTACGCCTTTAATCAATTAAACTTAAACTGCCTAGTTGCTAATATTCTCAATTATAATACTGCTTCGCAAAAATTGTTTGAAAAAAGTGGTTTTTTATTAGAAGGAACACTACGTAAGCGTGTCTTCAAAAATGGTGCATATCAGGATTTACTTTCGTATTCCTTATTAAAAAGTGATTATAAATGA
- a CDS encoding peptidoglycan bridge formation glycyltransferase FemA/FemB family protein, which yields MNSLVVGRNQDIYFDENYGRLYEKVENGKSEVFHFQNELGEVKNQFIVRQIPIKIDSVTYYDIVTPNGYGGPVIIDCVDSKKNELVSQYFEAFSQYCEENDIVSEFIRFHPLVGNVNEFKGLYDVSCIRKTLGTNLKDYDDPIQSEFSKSCRKNIRKALNKGVNFEVTEKPTDIGEFKQIYYSTMDRNNATGYYYFDDDYFDIILNYFRENIIIVKAIYDGKTIAQGLYFVYGKNIHIHLSGTLSEYLHLSPAYILRYAVTLWGKENGYEMIHHGGGRSNSEEDGLYKFKKGFAKNTEFDFYIGKKIWNPSVYIELCEKVGTKSSLDYFPAYRNNL from the coding sequence ATGAATAGTTTAGTAGTAGGACGGAATCAAGATATTTATTTTGATGAAAATTATGGAAGGCTATATGAGAAAGTTGAAAATGGAAAATCTGAGGTTTTCCATTTTCAAAATGAATTAGGTGAAGTGAAGAATCAATTTATAGTAAGACAAATACCAATAAAGATAGATAGTGTGACTTATTACGATATTGTAACTCCAAACGGCTATGGGGGACCGGTAATAATTGATTGTGTTGATAGTAAGAAAAATGAATTAGTTTCACAATACTTTGAGGCCTTTTCTCAATATTGCGAGGAAAACGATATCGTAAGTGAATTTATTCGATTTCATCCATTAGTAGGCAATGTTAATGAATTTAAAGGGCTATATGATGTTTCTTGTATTAGAAAAACACTTGGAACCAATTTAAAAGATTACGATGATCCGATTCAAAGTGAATTCTCAAAAAGTTGTCGTAAAAATATACGTAAGGCACTAAATAAGGGTGTTAATTTTGAGGTTACAGAAAAACCGACTGATATTGGAGAATTTAAACAGATCTATTATTCTACAATGGATAGAAATAATGCAACTGGCTATTACTACTTTGACGATGATTACTTTGATATTATTTTAAACTATTTTAGAGAAAACATTATAATAGTTAAAGCTATATATGATGGTAAGACAATCGCTCAGGGACTATATTTTGTTTATGGAAAGAACATACACATCCATTTATCAGGAACGTTAAGTGAATACCTTCACCTTTCACCTGCATATATACTAAGGTATGCAGTTACTTTATGGGGGAAGGAAAATGGTTATGAAATGATTCATCATGGTGGTGGTCGTTCAAATTCTGAGGAAGATGGATTATATAAATTTAAAAAAGGTTTTGCTAAGAATACTGAATTTGATTTTTATATTGGAAAGAAAATATGGAATCCATCGGTGTATATAGAACTTTGCGAAAAAGTAGGGACTAAAAGTTCCTTAGACTATTTTCCCGCATATAGAAATAATTTATAA
- a CDS encoding sugar transferase, which produces MNLSKGGIYRRFIKRPMDFILSLLAIIVLSPVLLVVAILVRTKLGSPVIFRQKRPGLNEKIFTMYKFRTMTDERDGNGELLPDSVRLTKLGRLLRSTSLDELPELFNILKGDMSIVGPRPLAVIYLPYYNQSEKLRHTVRPGLTGLAQINGRNTVNWEERFHFDINYIKNISFILDVSIIFKTLLKVFKREGVAVRGTTEIVSFHIYRQSQIDEKEETFIK; this is translated from the coding sequence ATGAATCTTTCTAAGGGTGGTATTTATAGAAGGTTTATTAAAAGGCCGATGGATTTTATATTGTCTTTACTTGCGATTATTGTCCTTAGTCCGGTATTACTAGTGGTTGCTATACTTGTGAGAACAAAACTAGGTAGTCCGGTGATTTTTAGGCAGAAAAGGCCGGGATTAAATGAAAAGATTTTCACGATGTATAAGTTTCGGACTATGACGGATGAGCGAGATGGGAATGGAGAGCTACTACCTGATAGTGTTAGACTGACAAAGTTGGGTCGTTTACTACGTTCAACATCTCTTGATGAGTTACCAGAGCTTTTTAATATTCTCAAGGGTGATATGTCGATAGTTGGTCCCCGTCCATTAGCTGTAATTTATCTACCATATTATAACCAAAGTGAGAAGTTAAGACATACAGTAAGACCAGGGTTGACAGGCTTAGCACAAATAAATGGTCGTAATACAGTAAATTGGGAAGAACGGTTTCATTTTGATATTAATTATATAAAAAATATCAGCTTTATACTAGATGTGTCTATTATATTTAAAACACTGTTAAAGGTCTTTAAAAGAGAAGGAGTAGCTGTAAGGGGAACTACGGAGATAGTAAGTTTCCATATTTACAGACAATCTCAAATCGACGAAAAAGAGGAGACTTTTATTAAATGA